One Candidatus Cloacimonadota bacterium genomic window carries:
- a CDS encoding dynamin family protein — MLSSELSAYDKGLALYSKLLHGMDMLLREKAMDILSLELNQEINYWSSVIDDLSEFAKGSMLKDLNDMMNDTAYELMNLKESVKKPFLLFVIGMGNYGKSTLVNALLGKELADVGVLPKTWKIDIFEKAETGSDDVTLELVFRDSTREVMPEVEARRFLASEEKKRERSEIEAMKVFNANSADLPTLEAKEQYKAYLEKTMIYQSQVDEVIWHIPGKNAILDEYRLVDTPGLIQDLLGDERYGLSDYYFKADGVIWLLDATTISSKNTQDLIKKIIKLSGNDRSLRNSIAVLNRIDQVYEQQGKEGVEKVMAQALEIYGGVFPKIIPFSAKQAWLGVSANDQQLTQQSNIEQLLEHIREVFSAQARVIRYRSKSKGIKLLNDKMTDSVNDYLARLQADTNKLWQDSKTIHDEAQRLAKSLERNLSISLERYRKQVNSRIRNEICDLEAIKLLNAGGSFVASTILKTNELIVTYNSHLKEIEAVIKGFLDYQVQEVTFSEFALIKQVEVKSQKICIEAPTIRLDDSFTDNTTANTISAGAVGALIGSFVVPGLGTMIGAFLGGVLGSIFSESAEDKLKRLHDKVQTETDKIISNLIEKINLVVEDNIKIAVEKLSQEQISSFSLLHCKPSKKPIVSDLLYGVIERILSEDISTSQRSMLFAIMAPDIITRIKKD, encoded by the coding sequence ATGCTATCAAGCGAGTTGAGTGCCTATGATAAGGGGCTGGCTCTCTATTCCAAGCTGCTCCATGGGATGGATATGCTGCTTAGGGAAAAAGCGATGGACATCCTGTCACTGGAATTAAATCAGGAGATCAACTACTGGAGTTCAGTTATTGATGATCTCAGCGAGTTTGCCAAGGGGTCAATGCTGAAAGATCTGAACGACATGATGAATGACACTGCCTACGAACTCATGAACCTAAAGGAAAGTGTCAAAAAGCCGTTCTTGCTGTTCGTGATCGGGATGGGGAATTATGGCAAATCCACCCTTGTAAACGCACTGCTTGGCAAGGAACTGGCGGATGTGGGTGTCCTGCCGAAAACGTGGAAGATAGACATATTCGAAAAAGCTGAAACGGGTTCTGATGATGTCACTTTAGAACTGGTCTTTCGGGATTCAACCCGGGAAGTCATGCCTGAAGTTGAAGCCAGAAGGTTTTTGGCTTCAGAAGAGAAGAAAAGGGAAAGATCTGAAATTGAGGCCATGAAGGTTTTTAACGCCAATTCCGCCGATCTACCGACCCTGGAGGCGAAGGAGCAGTATAAGGCATACTTGGAAAAGACTATGATCTATCAGTCCCAAGTTGACGAAGTGATCTGGCACATTCCGGGAAAGAACGCCATACTCGATGAATACCGGCTTGTGGATACGCCTGGACTGATACAGGACCTGCTGGGAGATGAAAGATACGGCCTATCGGATTATTATTTCAAAGCGGACGGCGTGATCTGGCTGCTTGACGCTACCACCATCTCATCGAAGAATACTCAGGATCTGATCAAGAAGATCATCAAGCTATCAGGGAATGATCGGAGTCTTCGTAACTCAATCGCTGTGCTTAACAGAATAGACCAAGTGTATGAACAGCAAGGGAAAGAGGGGGTGGAAAAAGTTATGGCGCAGGCCTTGGAAATCTATGGCGGTGTTTTCCCGAAGATCATCCCGTTCTCGGCTAAGCAGGCCTGGTTGGGAGTGTCGGCCAATGACCAACAACTAACGCAACAGAGCAACATTGAGCAACTGCTTGAACATATCCGGGAAGTGTTCAGCGCCCAGGCCAGGGTGATCCGCTACAGAAGCAAATCCAAGGGGATCAAGCTTCTGAACGATAAGATGACGGATAGCGTAAATGATTATCTAGCAAGACTACAGGCAGACACCAATAAATTATGGCAAGATAGCAAGACCATCCATGATGAAGCGCAGCGTCTGGCAAAGTCCCTTGAGAGAAATCTGAGTATAAGCCTTGAACGCTATCGCAAACAGGTGAACAGTCGTATAAGAAATGAGATTTGTGACTTGGAAGCGATCAAACTTCTCAATGCGGGGGGCAGTTTCGTTGCTTCAACAATACTCAAAACCAACGAACTGATCGTGACGTATAATAGCCATTTAAAAGAAATTGAAGCTGTGATAAAGGGCTTTCTGGATTACCAGGTCCAGGAGGTTACTTTCAGTGAGTTTGCGTTGATCAAACAGGTAGAGGTAAAATCACAAAAGATATGCATTGAAGCTCCAACCATCAGGCTTGACGATTCATTCACCGACAACACGACGGCCAACACCATATCTGCAGGAGCAGTGGGCGCACTGATCGGTTCCTTTGTGGTTCCTGGCTTGGGAACTATGATCGGTGCTTTCCTGGGTGGAGTTTTGGGCAGCATCTTCTCGGAGTCCGCTGAAGATAAACTTAAGAGACTCCATGACAAGGTCCAGACTGAAACGGATAAGATCATTAGCAATCTGATAGAAAAGATCAATCTAGTAGTCGAAGATAATATAAAAATCGCTGTTGAAAAACTTTCGCAAGAGCAGATCTCAAGCTTCTCTTTACTTCATTGCAAGCCTTCGAAAAAACCCATCGTGTCTGACCTGCTATACGGGGTGATCGAGCGTATTTTGTCAGAAGATATCTCAACTAGCCAGAGATCGATGTTGTTTGCCATTATGGCACCGGATATAATCACAAGAATTAAGAAGGATTAA